Genomic DNA from Nymphalis io chromosome 5, ilAglIoxx1.1, whole genome shotgun sequence:
AAAAGAGAATCACTTTTACGTGAGTAAAAAGTCGTGAACGTGAAGATTGTCACTGAATATTGTGAGcctttgatataataattattatgattgagGGTAGGATTTTTTTTCCACAGTATGCATTGTGTTGCCTAATTCACTGTCTATGGTCAATAAACTAAAGATACATATGTCATGTACTACATTACTTTTTGTCCGCTTATATGAGAACTGTCAACGTGTTAAATATGATCACATAATACCATCAGTTCGTCAGACAAGTCAATGGGATTTGTGTTTAGAAATTCAAAAAACTGGaaatgaatgtatatataagtcatcatcatcatttctgTTTACTGTCACTAAAATAAAGATGAAAATTAAGAGGACCTtcttgcataaaataatttaaaaaaattaagctgttCGCAAATCCTATCGGTTAACATAACGACTAGAAACCCTAGAAAAATTGGttctatttaaaacaaataaacaagacTATAATAACGAATAAGTTCAACTGTATATGAATAATATCGAaacagattaataataattatctcgcGCGACAATATTTTGaccttaaaaaagaaaattggaatctattcgaaatataaaaatgacattatattattattatttttttttttttcttacattttagatattgtaaaatctttttaaaataattgtatttttggtTTATTGTTATTCTTATTGTATTTTAGTTCGATAATAGAACTATTTATGCACGTTGTAAATTATctgtaaattaaaatgcatttaaCTTTtcgtaataagaaataatacgtGTGAATGAACtatgttacttttattattattacttttgatggtgattataaaaattaataaataaataaatatgaaggttaatttgtaaataaaaaataaaaatatttttaacagtgtttatattttgtttgttcgaGGTTATTTTACAAATGTTTGTACAAGTTTCATCGCAACACTTAGTGATAATTTCATTCGGTGATAACTGCGATTTATTAATCAGACTGACGGTTGAACCGCACAATAACGTGAAAgcactaaattatatattaaacgtaatAAACGCGGATAAACACATATCGAATTGTCAAAGATGAGTTATTACTCAAACGTGCAGGTACGAGACATGAGTTGTCACTGAATACAGTAGTATGTCGATGTAGCCGAGGCATCATAAGTGGACATTATATTCAGGCTTTGGTGATTTTGtgcattacaatttattataaaattacgtcTACAAATATAAAACTCGAGTATATCGTGCAACTAAGGCTAAAAAAATTCTATCACCATAGCCTTcacatttatacaatttaagtaaataatatgcgTACAATATCCTTAAattttctcaaaatattaaaactgattGACGTGAGACCTGTAACGAGTGattcttatttgtattatagACTTTTcgctatacatataatattttttaagttaaatgagGTTTTGCGTTTACAATTAACATAAGTTGGCATCGAAAAGGAAGTCGAATCTCAATATAAGACTTAAGCCTACAACAAATTTACAATACGTAACAATTtactacattattataatataatatcataattcatacttaatattaaagcttGTTTTATTTTCGCTTAGGAAACGGTTAAATTAATTTGaccatatagaaaaatataattatataaaatataattatattatataccatataGAAAATAAACGCCAATTGAAAAACAGtataacgtaaaataatataacttggtTACTTGCGAAGTCGGCCCCGGCTGTCACTTGTTTGACGTTCGAAATGGCGTTCATTGGTTTACTAtagttcatacaaaaatacacaTCTATAAGCGAGTCGCTACTAacgtttaaaatacattttcatcaGAGAACTCGGATCAGGTGTCGATTTCACATcacaataaagaaataatcgAGTTTGTTACATTAACATTGCAGAAGATCGATAGAAAAATAAAGagtaatcattttttaatatttaatctatattttaactataaatatactctcaatctatatttaatatgtagaaATATTAGTTGTTAGGGACACGATACACATTTTATTGTAACATCCTTAGTCGCCTTTAGAACAAGACCACAAGTTCTATCTGGGCGCCCGTGTAAGTGTTAAGTCATCCTATGCtaatcgtttatatattatttgcttcAAACGCACGTCGGTTGCATAACGATATATAACAACAATGGAAGAATCAATATAAGAAGACTcgttttactaaaatttaaaaacaaaatatacaccCGATGCAAGTATTATCCAACGTCACCGCCACACGTGGGACCCATATACGAACCGGTCCGCTCCAGCGGCGTCATCCTCACAGAGGAGAAGGGATACGGACAGGCATCCATCGGCAAAAGGGACGACGGAATCGGAACAACGTGCAAACTTCGACGTTCCCcataaataaatcatcaaaATGGACACGAAATGCACAACGGAGGGGAAGATACATCGGAATGCATTCGGAGGCGCGCATCCGGCACCCCACACGTACGGGACCGTACTCGCATCGAACTTACAAGCGGGGGCTCAACGGGTAGGCAAGAGGGGGCGCGCGGGGCCCGTCAGTGCGGCGTGTCGCGCGCGGCGCTCCAGCGGTCGCACTCGATGCCGGAGTCGGGCGAGCGGCCGCAGCGGGCGCACGCGCGCGCCGCGCAGCCgcacgccgcgccgcccgcgccggcCGCGCCCAGCGCCTGCAGCACCTGCCCAACACACGCGCCGTTACGGGGGTTCGGGCGGCGCCGTCACAGCGCGGCGCGGGGCACGCGCGGCGCGGGGCGCACCTTGGCCAGGCTGGCGCTGTGCTCGTGCAGCCCCAGGTCGCGCTCGAACGAGTGCAGCTGCCGCATGAAGTGGAAGTTGGGCGCGATGTCCGTCTTGCGGCTGCGCACGAGCTCGAAGGCGTCGCGCAGGCACAGGCGGTGGCGCTGCATGAGGTAGGCCAGCGTCACGGTCACGGAGCGCGACACGCCGGCCACGCAGTGCACCAGCACGCCGCAGCGCGCCGACATCGCCTCCTCTGCGAAACGACGCTTCTTTAGTATTGTTCTCGGCGAGATGCTAATTTTATTACTGTCGGTAGATGTTGATCGTGGTAGCCGTAGACGTGGTGGTATCTCATCCGACTCATAATAACTGACAGTTCGGTTAAGATCACCACTGTGGATAATCCACTGCCCCAACTCGGTATATCACGcaaaacattaattttgttgTCTACAGTATACCTAAATAGTAAAGCATATTTTTGCTATAGTGTTAATTGTATGTACTCTAGAAGATCCTAACCTATAAACCGTATGGCTTGCGGGAAATGCACGGCGAGGTTCTGACTCCAGTGGTCAGCGATTGGGATCTTCAAGTAGTTGATGCCGCAGCCCTCCGCCTCGAACGTGTTCGGCAGATCCGGCGTCACGTTCAACACGTACTGCGAACATtgaatcatatatattaaaaaaattttcattatctaaatttaaattaaatcgctTTTATACGATCAATATTCGTTACCATATCAGCGCACTGAACAACTCTTGCATTGGTATGATGAAGAAAGATTATTTCTGATCATTATGAGATaccttcttaataaaataatgatatgtatgtacattttttttattaattacaaaatgttgAAACAGTCCGGACTAATACCTTAATATTGTGCCTGGCGAGAGCGTTGCAGTCCTCGCTGTTGGTGGAGTTGCCGAGGTAGAGGTTGGGCAGTATCTCGATGGGGAAGTCTTGGTgcacgtgtgtgtgtgcgtCCTCGCACTCCGACGACGAGCCCGACGACAGCGCGTCGTCGCAGCCGGAGCCGGATATGCGGAGCGAACTGGAAACACAACGCGATAGCAATGTCATATTAAACCAGCAATATATGGTtgagatatttatttacatcggcagtgattaatattttatttattttcgtaatttgcTCAAGTCTGCCTCCAAGGTTGATGTTTAGAATGTTCCATTCTTTCTGGAATCGAAAAGGCATAATGCCAGCACTCTGACGATTGTAGTAATGACTAATAGTATTTGTCTATgactttaaaaagtaaatgataGACCTTTGACGTTCGAAGGACAAGGTGGAAAACCAGATAAATATGCCAGCAATTTTCTTCTACATTTGATATTTAACAGCgcttcataaatttaaaaaatgtgttatttgtcCCGTCATTTGTTCATGTTTGCATCTTCAACTGATATTTAGATTCCTTATAAATACGAAGCGAAAACAATAAAGCACACAtccacatattaaaataataaatataatataataataaaaaaaggcatATATTATTCTGCGCGAGCgaacttgttataataataattaatcaatcagtACAATCACATATAAAGTATACGTCACAATCATAATTTTCTCAAGAGGTTGGTAgtctataaataatcaaaacagTAATTAAACCCTTTTACGCTCTGATAAAATACATAAGAACCATGAGAAATGAAAAGAAGTAATTACAATACGACccaaaaatactattaaacgTCCAAACACTTCATTAAATTCTCAGCTAACCAATACTGGGTTTGgtgaaataatgaaaaaagttaTAAGTACCATAAAAGGACGGTTCGAAAGGTGTAAGAACCttcttaaataagtatattttgatttattttgttaattattacttcaatttttaatcgaaaatattatattcgttcATTGCAAAACCTTACTGCAACaggtatttaaatatacaatatagtaTTGAAttgctaattatatatatcatttaaattaaatctatgtAAGATTAATTGTAAGTTGACGGACGCGGCCATGGAAGGCACCGCTTCCCGCTGCCGCAGCTAGATGCGGGCGGCGCGGTGCGGTGCGGCACCCGGGCACAAGCCGCATCGATCGCGGCCTGCGGGGCTGCTCAATGGGGGAGGAGGCCGGGGCTCACCATTCACCTGCCCCCGTGGATCAATGGCCGCCCACACGGTATGTCCTTACTCTACCACCCCGCCATTCCCCTCGCCACGCCGCTCGAGCCCGCGCGACGCCAACGCGTCTACACCCACGCGATACTTTCCCGGATTCGCCCTCTTAATAGTCTCCACGTCATTCAGTTTGCCTTTATTGAAAACAATCATATCGCTCAAGCACGCCACCGATGTTcgaatatatcgtaataaatgaatgaatggaaTAAAAGAACGCCTACGATCGGTTACCAAtttggaattattttattttattaaataggaagcgaacgctgtatacaattttttttcttattctagAGTCCaatcttaaataacttaaatataaaactgcaCACCTAACTTATAAGCTAACTTAACACGCATAGGAAAAAAGTAGTACattttctgtaagaaaatttaaaaaagaaaaacaaggaCTAAATTACGTAAGCaagaaaaaaagaagaaaacatcattataaaaattgtcaattacattaattaatgtaaataatcaaatttatgaacgtactacatacatataatgagGGGAAAATGAGTATTGTCTTGCatcttagaattaaataaatgagaGACAACGCCAAGTGTTTAGATAATTTTTCATTTGTCTTTTAAAGCCTAAAGTAGATTGTTGAAAAATATCTAGGCTagctttttgaaaatattattatacgcgATAACCATTCTGTTAATAGGTGCAGCCCTGCCCAGGTTACTTTTTGAAAATCGTTGACTAAAGctttgcttatttttaatgaaacttctAGTGTTATACTTTTGTACTGCCAATTTTATCCAGCTCaacaaatttaaacatattttcttataatatttatatgttcaaAATACATCTAATAAATCAAGTAGGTACTCAATACGACATATTTATTCCATGTATagtagtatgtatataaatgtgatgaaaatattatacgtatatgtaGCGTTAAGTTTGTCAAACAATACTAGACTGTTACTAAAGaatcttacaattttatttttgttatattacgaatatttaaataacaatggaGTCGTCGTCagtaatgattatttaataaaatgttattcgcCAGTTTGTAGGCAGTAACGAACTAGGCATATGGTAGCGTCAAAGGCACTCGCGTAGGCCGAGCGTGGGCGAGCCTCGACACGTCCATTCAGGGGAGCTCGCCCACGCGCCACGCCATTCTGATCTGATAATGACAACAAAACTATTTCGTTCGATTTTAATGTGGGTGTACGGACAAATTTTATCACGAGCCCACCTGTTTATTTTCCAAAGACCATTTGTATTTCATTAAGGATTCTCTTCGTTTGTAttctttaatttcatattaatatcaaaGCGTACACATCAGTAACCGATAATTTTTGAGTAACGTGTCGTCAACGAGTCACATGTTTGGACTTTTGACAGTTTGGAAGTCGCTTGTATATACAAGCGACTtactaaacttttttatatggACGCTTTTGTATTACGCTTCGTCAACCAATCTACCATCCATAAGCACCAATAGATTCTTGAATGTACTGGCCGAATATCAATCAGTTATCGTGAAAACTTAAACTAACGTTATAGTAATAGTAaactttaacaaataatataatgaatatagaaattatgaataaatatatttaagcatttatatattacacacatatatataaattcatttattattattatatatgtattgtatgtaaaaaagacccccagtaaatttaatttaccaatTCAAGTATAGTTCGGTATTAGTAAGTATACTTCATATGGACGATAgaaaattattgtaacaattttttccgtattacataattaaaatgttttcaatgaACATTTTTGCAACATCAATTAGACATATTACAGATAGCTAgcgaaagtatattttttacgttttttacgcttaattttttataaataataaaatatcaaaaaaaaaaaaaccattgataCTCAAGTGCCGTTGAGGCcggttttaattactttatttaacaatacGTAGTGTCTATAGATGGTGATACTTATTTAAAGAGTAATTCGTATAATATACTATCAAGTCATGTATAACATAGGCATTGTGTAATAAAATGATGCCTACTTCATACGAATCCAATTTGTATTTGAATGGAGGCGAGCGCGGGGCCACCGGAAGCCGTGACACGGCCGGTCGCGTTATTAATGAACGAGCTCTACATAAGCGTCGGTACCATGTATAAAGCAGCCGAGAATGGAATACGTGTGAAACGATCGCAGTGTGTGCGAGTTAGAAATCGTTATAGCGAGCCGGTTAATAGTGTGTAGATTACAGAGCGGGTGCGTGTGGGCGTGCTGTTTCGTGCGGTGCGCCGGCGCACAGGAATGCGGACCGCCGACCCGCCCGCAGCCAATGACCGCCTGCAAGGGACGCTTTTTTAATGCCTTGCTTACTAGTTCTCATCCTGCCAGGATTAACGAGCTAGGCTGTCCGAACAAAGACCTTTACCGTCTGTGTTCTGAATTAATTCTAAAAGACTTTCGCGAACAACTATTATAACTGAGTTTTCgcgcattttatataataatacgtatatatttccgttaataatcatatttatctagtttgtatttcaaatattaatttcattaaaaacaatgttttaagaattatgatataaatcatTCAAccaagaaaaattaaaacattcgcACGAAACGAATCTTCTGTTGTTTTATAACTAACTGGTTACACTCAAAGTTTTTATACTAGTCTTGCAACTATTGAATGAAACGGCCTTGAAGTAATTCGACCGCTCAATGAAAAACAACGGACAGCGTTCGTTAAGTGATCAATGACTTGAAAACAAAGTATACCGTGGTCTCTGGCTGCGCTTtacaattttacttatattaaagtTCATTCgtagttttcattttttaaaaactcaTAACCATCACCTACATGATTATAGCAATTTTTTGATGAcgtcatgtaaataaataaatatgaatcttTTAATTTTCACTAACATCTCACACTGTTAATTTTAACGGACTGTCCTAATGAAGTAAAaccaaataatgtaaatttgtatacctatacatataatagCATTCCCtaactatagcctattccaaccacaagcggacaaataaacaagtttgacaccgaattgacgcgatatcattggtcgagatcttcaATAAACTACAATATTCGTTATGGAtacgtgaaaaaatggcgttttgattGTCGATGaaattgttatcggaactttgaaataaaaattaaagttaatataagtagttaagttgaatgttatataataaatgtacatatattaatcaagatcTGTTTATGATGTATAATAAAGCAAGCGAAGGTATTATTAGCAAAtcacatgtttattttttttccttacagtaacagccttttaatgtcccactgctgggccaaggccccctctccattttgaggagaaggtttggagcttattccaccacactgctcctatgcgggttggtagaatacacatgtggcagaatttcaatgaaattagacacatgcaggtttcctcgcgatgttttccttcaccgtaaagcacgagatgaattataatcacaaattaagcacatgaaaattcagtggtgcttgcccggatttgaacccacgatcatcggttaagattcacgcgttcttaccactgggccatctctatctattatttattttattaagtgtaataaccaatataaaagataaaacaaattaagtttaatttattaatatattataagtaacacCGGTGTTACAAGTAAGATTTGCGCCCATAGGGATCCGTAGCACGAGGatgtcaaaaaaatattcaggTAGTCAATTATAAGTTTTGAGTAGTATGTCACAGAAACTGTAAGTTATTCAATGTCATTAGGtgttttacaattattgtttatgcgaattaatttagatttttacaCGCTAATAACAgtccgtgaatgtcccactgctgggctaaggcctactctctcTTTTTttgcagccgagatggcccagtggtaaaacgcatgaatcttaaccgatgaccgatgaaacccgggcaagcaccactgaattttacacgctaacattaatttaatttgattttaacaaATAGGTATGAAACCAACTTTAGACAgacgatttatttaaaactatttctaaCTACTACGCTAAAAAGGTTTGCCCCTCTCCCGTGCAACGTAAccaatgtccttttctgtacccctaacaacgtgtatgcaagaGTAATTTAatacatgaaagcgtaacaaacatataAGCAAAcacactttcgcgtttataatatttgttgatatTAACGTATCGATTTGAAATTTTGTCTCGTATGTTAGTCGCTTGTCAATACAATAATTTGGTAGCATCGAGTTTATGTAataagtgtaactacaggcacaagaaatattacgttttagttcccaaggttggtataaaaatggttagtatttcttactcATTTGCGCGTTCGCCTTCTTATTTTATCTTGGTGGATAGTATAGTGGATATATTTAAACctgattaaaaaaactaaatatgtttGTACGCGCAGGATATTtagtggatattttttttaaggcaattaatgataatatttttaaaaaaaaaacgcaagtCATATCACCTATGCAAACAAATAACAAGAACACGTCACGTCTGAATGACTTACGTTTACCagataatttattgataaaagatTCATTAGCGTATTTAAATAGTCTTAAAATTTAATGCTATGATTGATTATAACTGATTGTAagaatgttttgtttgtttatcacTGATGATTTCTTTTTGTGAAACGACTTGCTGAATGTTTGACAATTGTctgtagtaattatttataagcttcGTTGAACTAGCTGCTAACGAAATGGTTGCAGTTCTTGATAATCTCATTCTCGTGCCTGGGGGAAAGCATGTAAAACCATGGATCCTGCTTGCTTCCCATCATGTAAACAAGGGTATGTAGATATGTAAATAagggtgcacctgtgtttgggcACTCACTTCACCACATTTCCAACGCAAATGGCCTCTCTCTATCCAATATAAAGGCTGCTGAAGCCAAAAAcggtcaaaaatattttttatttatttataaaaatgaatttgctacttataaacatgtataatataacttCCGTTGGtacataatacattaattattaaaattgagacTGATTCACGTAAATGTGCGCGACTACGTATATTTAGACATCacgcaaaattttatttaaaagatgacGAATCAGTTGAATCACTTGTGGACGAGTTGTGTATTGGTTTAATAAATGAGTGTGGATATGAGATGAGACGTGTCCGTGGCCGTGATGAGACGAATTCGTGAATGGAGTCACGAGAACGCTTCTTGCTGACGTCAGGCGCCTTCGTGACGTCAAGTCGATAACCTCCAATGTATACTAGGATGCTGGGCTTACTCTTTTAGAGCAGCGAAGGAGAaagtatatcaatatttttctaCTTTACCATTAAAAGATTCTCTCAATTATcttctttgttattattaagaatatcaCGCCAAAGTACAAGTCAGATTAAGCGGTTTGTTAAATTAGACAACTGCagagctattctataagaactcacttcatttgTGGTTATACACTATTTtcttttgatgcgtgtattcttgaaatgtaatatattattacatggtcaatgtcgcatttcACGACCGAtatctgcggtgagtttcgagttcttacagaatagccctactggtGTATATGATGGTGAAATAGAAAATTTTGGATTATGAGAATATTAGTTGAATTAACTCTTTAGACATTGAaactgtacagtaacagcctgggaatgtcccactgctgggcttaggcctcctctcctttttttgaggagaaggtttggagcttattccaccacgctgctccaatgcgggtaagtggaatacacatgtggcagaatttcagtgaaatttgacacatgcaggtttcttcacgatgttttccttcactgcacgtaagcacgagatgaattataaacacaaattaagcacatgaaaattcagtggtacttgaccgggtttgaacccacgatcgacccactgggccatctcggctctcctGAAACTGTAACTAGATTTCATTCGGGAGGTTTTTTCAAAATTACGCATTTACAATGTATTAGGTTTTACGCTttcattatatagtatttattggGTACATACAATCTTATTTTCAAAATCGCAAGCAGACAAATTCATCTCAATGGAAACTGcgtagaagatattatagtgcactgaCTTATGCTCgaaagcacaggtgcactctctattcgcgCACTTTCTTAATCCGATCCGACATCCGGACGGAAATCAGATACTACCGGAGCGTgatcagacgcaggaccaacgacttagCATGCTTGCCGAGGCACGGTAGTGTTACTGCCAGTTTCCTGACAACGTATCCACGCGTAGTTTTACTTAAAACGCAGcagtttatcaaaaataaacagacaaattgaaaatgaaaaaataaaaaatcttaaagaaAATGCTTTGGATTccaaagaaaaacaatataaaatttactagaTACAAATCCTAAGCGTTTCTtttcaagtttaaatttattcacattataaaatattgtaattttaaatcggtgagtaataatttaaataacaatattatattgttattgacGTAAGGATTCTTTATTAGGTGAACGCCCAAGGaccgtaaatattttaagatcaaGATATCTCCAGCTAGATCTAACAAAACCAATAGTGaaaccaaaatatttacaaatattgttttacgtgtttttttttccttcaattttttattaatttatattatattaatatatattaactgaaaaagtatttatatttaatttaattgcaagaaaactaaaatttaaaatgatgcCTTTATTCATGTTATCTctgatgtttttatataaactgtcGCTAGTATGAGCGAATACTCAATTTTTACACCATGTATTCTATTTATAGGCCTAAAAACGATGTTATTAAAGGGAAACTCGTAGGCGGAAAACGGCTCAAAGGCAGAAAACAGAATAAAGACGTTCTTTTTTCGGACGAATACAATAGAGGCAAGAAAGGAGTTTTGTTAAGTCGGATGACGTCATACGCAACTAGAGCATTGTCAGAAACTAGCGATTGTTACGTTTACAGCGACGTATCACGAGTCGTTCATGAGCTGAATGTAAGCACGGTTTTGCGTCGACAAGCAAAATATAGTGAACGGTTCCGTGTGCACGGGCGATGTATGAATGGCGCGAACGCCATTGAAGGCGCAACTTGCGTTTCTCTAATGCAATACACAACACACTTCGCTAACCGCACACACCTACATCAACGAGTCGGTGTGTCGGTGTGGCGGCGCAGGCACGAATGTTAAATGAATGAGTtcattaaccattttttaattttattgcttatCAATGTGTGCGTTTTGCCATCATCATCGTGTGCGCGTGAAACTCCTTACAGGTTTATActgtttttatcaattaaatactaagtataaatttagtaAGTTTcagttactataaatatttttaaattagtacataaaaactgcaagtaaaatttaataaatttacgttgatatttattcgttttatttgaGAAATTATTGACGAAACTACAAAAGACTAATCGATGTTAGTATTAGTTTTATTGTGATAAAAAAACGTAATGGTTTGTCTATGACATACTTCGTTCTCTATTAATTGAACGAAGTAAcgaaacaaattatattgtatttgtgaATGAACTGTTTAACATTGACAAGCTATTATAGAATCGCTGGGTAACCTTCAACGGTCGTACTTATACGATGTGTGGGACAATTAGACTGAACGATATAATTCAAtgcttttaactaaatataattcaattttattgactACGACTAATGACCTTCGATTTTATACAGAATTTTAGCGTTTATTTACACAACGCCCACTATGATGTGCTTCAATGAAAcgtatttaaaagataaactttatattaagaTGTTTTAGAGAACAGTTGATTCGTTCAGCGAAGCGAAGTGCGAGTGCCATGTACTTCCTAACATGGTACTTATTATAAGTTGTATATAGAATGCGATTAATATACAGCCGGTAAGGGCGTATCTTGTGAAACTAGCATCTGCATCCCGTCGGCATGGGATAGGTTGGCTCGTCGAACGACTTTTTCTATAACGATAAATTGTTATCGAGGAAAAAGTCTCACGCGCATGAAATCGGATTCCCACGCGTGCTGGTTTTTCTCATTATTAGATTCCAATCAAACTCGCTGCGTAATATTGCAGAGTGCGTTGCTAATGCTGTATTTACTGTAGGCAGTTGTATCAATCAATTTTGTTTCACATAATAAACTACTAAGCCAGTAACTAtgtggttagaagacgagaatcttaaccgatgattgatGAAACCCGTCAAACTGATCGAGCTGAAACCCGGACAAACAACACTGAACTTTTATGCActttatgtgattataatttatctcggtGGTGAAATGAAACATCGTGAAAATTGACCCAGGAGGCTGTAGAAACAGTctcctgggtcatttttcagATCgagttaaaagttatattacgcagtaaatttaaagaaaataaaaatattatagtggcTGGTAAATACCTGTCTAATGTGGGTACCATCTACTCATAAGTTATTTTACCATCAATTCCGTTTCGACGTTTAGTGGTCCGGTATAattgaatacataaaataagGGA
This window encodes:
- the LOC126768441 gene encoding dual specificity protein phosphatase Mpk3-like produces the protein MPTDSECDYDLVSKEWLLAKLRSDERDTVLIDCRGSNEYSASHIRSAVNFSIPSIMLRRLAAGKIELVSTVQCKELKARITHCCSRGTFVLYSDGAPRDPDSVHGILLKRLKQDGVQVVCLEGDFAEFRRAYPEWCNEANAQHVPHLPLMGLRSLRISGSGCDDALSSGSSSECEDAHTHVHQDFPIEILPNLYLGNSTNSEDCNALARHNIKYVLNVTPDLPNTFEAEGCGINYLKIPIADHWSQNLAVHFPQAIRFIEEAMSARCGVLVHCVAGVSRSVTVTLAYLMQRHRLCLRDAFELVRSRKTDIAPNFHFMRQLHSFERDLGLHEHSASLAKVLQALGAAGAGGAACGCAARACARCGRSPDSGIECDRWSAARDTPH